A single region of the Theileria annulata chromosome 4, complete sequence, *** SEQUENCING IN PROGRESS *** genome encodes:
- a CDS encoding uncharacterized protein (Tap579b07.q1c.cand.83 - score = 33.18) yields MNRLFFRHLSNLTKKHDFLKINQLRQRGLLLTNLTPEILDSNDSVVKLFSKCNINICNDDVHIMRTRFGYPLGKALVLIDRMTPNYDFKFDNPNNDSEKSYENLFQPSKNLDFTNTTSLRLVYNSIIENLPKESSAYLCDEHEVSCYVEQCERLLTLPNDLRRLSNPDLLHRVVTITGAPRSYGRVELSNVIFDITKVQVDPKNIIFRFKANGDQDSLAWVICNSDKDVNTIISKIQEVPIPRRYQYGSLMGASFLYSSRSSFFLSHPSLDFITNRSKYQIFTMGWHSDVDEAELRTLTDSLKFYPKEIKIFKIDSKDPGKSETCAFLEFDRMRNTKKVMVRLQMIKNRWKIPDHSGFYAYPRIADVWWKSDNGCHYNDSHFNADLDEPVEY; encoded by the exons ATGAATCGACTTTTTTTCCGACACCTTTcaaatttaactaaaaaacatgattttttaaa AATAAATCAGTTGAGGCAAAGGGGTCTTCTTCTGACCAATCTCACTCCAGAAATACTGGATTCTAATGATTCtgttgtaaaattattctctaaatgt aataTAAACATTTGTAATGACGATGTGCATATTATGAGGACCAGATTCGGTTATCCTCTGGGAAAGGCTTTAGTTCTGATTGACCGAATGACACCCAActatgattttaaattcgATAACCCGAACAATGACTCAGAAAAATcttatgaaaatttatttcaacCGTCTAAAAACTTAGATTTTACCAACACAACTTCTCTCAGACTTGTATATAACTCAATAATTGAAAACCTGCCTAAGGAATCTAGCGCCTACTTGTGTGACGAACATGAAGTTTCCTGCTATGTTGAACA GTGTGAAAGACTTTTAACACTGCCAAATGATTTAAGGAGACTTTCCAACCCTGATCTTCTACACAGAGTAGTTACGATAACCGGAGCACCAAGATCATATGGAAGAGTAGAACTCTCGAATGTTATATTCGACATTACCAAGGTCCAAGTG GATCcgaaaaatataatattccGCTTCAAAGCCAATGGTGATCAAGACTCATTGGCTTGGGTAATTTGCAATTCCGACAAGGATGTTAACACTATAATATCTAAGATCCAG GAAGTCCCGATACCAAGGCGATACCAATATGGAAGTTTAATGGGAGCTTCATTTCTCTATTCCTCTAGAAGCTCATTTTTCTTATCACATCCGTCACTTGATTTTATAACAAATAGAAGCAAATATCAG ATATTCACAATGGGTTGGCACTCTGACGTTGATGAGGCTGAGCTAAGAACCCTTACTGACAGCCTCAAGTTTTATCCTAAAGAAATAAAGATTTTCAAAATAGACTCCAAAGACCCTGGAAAGAGCGAAACTTGCGCTTTCTTGGAGTTCGACAGGATGAGAAACACAAAAAAAGTCATGGTCAGACTCCAAATGATCAAGAACAGGTGGAAGATTCCAGATCACTCGGGATTTTACGCTTATCCAAGAATA GCTGATGTGTGGTGGAAGTCAGACAATGGATGCCATTATAATGATTCACATTTCAACGCTGATCTTGATGAACCTGTAGAATACTAA
- a CDS encoding 50S ribosomal protein L3, putative (Tap579b07.q1c.cand.84 - score = 18.59;~SMART pfam:Ribosomal_L3 (PF00297) at aa 95-291, E()=1.30e-31): MFNRVRVPEMGRICNFISYRNLSTSKILNIKTPYCSRWIKRVERMNRNRKIEKPTKYLDSIPETEVFTEEDVKKLSITPTKPIWNTRRSGVLAYKIGCMSLWDDWGVRHAVTVCQVDRCVVLEKRTIEKHGYEALQLGLGYKNIKQQSKPNIGRFIKLGTGSKNHIAEFKCSSDCLLPEGHYFSVRHFTPGQWVFVSGWSKAKGFKGAMRRWSFGGQNQSHGTECKAHSAPGSISQGKSVHIVWRNTKMGGHVGPDPRVTNCRVFRIETHRNLIFLKGAIPGEIGSVVKIRDALGISARKNKGLHIHYPTFLPIPNHPYPVTIQEPVNERDPFLFPEDPMYDFKSNK; this comes from the exons ATGTTTAATCGAGTTCGGGTCCCGGAAATGGGACgaatttgtaattttatttcttatCGCAACCTATCAACtagtaaaattttgaatatcAAAACCCCTTACTGTAGCAGATGGATTAAAAGAGTGGAACGAATGAACCGTAATAGGAAGATTGAAAAACctacaaaatatttagattcCATACCAGAAACTGAAGTTTTTACGGAAGAAGATGTTAAAAAACTGTCAATAACACCCACAAAACCAATATGGAACACAAGAAg GAGTGGAGTTTTGGCATATAAAATTGGTTGCATGTCACTTTGGGACGATTGGGGAGTTCGACACGCAGTCACAGTATGCCAAGTCGACAGATGTGTAGTACTGGAAAAAAGAACAATAGAGAAACACGGATATGAAGCGTTACAACTCGGACTAGGATATAAGAACATAAAACAACAGTCGAAGCCAAATATCGGAAGATTCATTAAACTGGGAACGGGATCAAAGAACCATATTGCAGAGTTTAAATGCTCAAGTGACTGCCTTCTCCCAGAAGGACATTATTTCAGTGTCAGACATTTCACTCCAGGCCAGTGGGTTTTTGTTTCAGGGTGGTCCAAAGCCAAGGGTTTTAAAGGAGCAATGAGAAGATGGTCGTTTGGAGGCCAGAACCAAAGTCACGGAACAGAATGTAAAGCCCACAGCGCACCAGGCTCAATTTCTCAGGGCAAATCCGTACATATAGTTTGGAGAAATACTAAAATGGGTGGCCACGTTGGTCCCGATCCGAGAGTAACAAACTGCAGAGTATTTAGAATTGAGACGCATAGAAATTTGATATTCTTAAAAGGCGCAATTCCTGGCGAAATTGGAAGCGTAGTTAAGATTAGAGACGCTCTAGGGATAAGTGCTAGGAAAAACAAAGGACTTCATATACACTATCCGACATTCTTACCTATTCCAAACCACCCTTATCCAGTGACAATCCAGGAACCTGTGAATGAAAGGGATCCTTTCCTGTTCCCAGAAGATCCAATGTATGACTTTAAATCCAACAAATAG
- a CDS encoding 40S ribosomal protein S21, putative (Tap579b07.q1c.C.cand.73 - score = 9.75;~SMART pfam:Ribosomal_S21e (PF01249) at aa 1-81, E()=4.40e-30) — MINEDGKLVDLYIPRKCFGTNRIISAKDHGAVQINIGLVDERGVYNNSNFSLALSPEMRQRGDADEVVNRLLREQGLLPSNN; from the exons ATGATTAACGAGGACGGGAAGCTTGTAGATTTGTATATTCCCAGGAAGTGCTTTGGAACAAACAGAATCATCTCAGCCAAAGACCATGGAGCAGTACAAATCAACATTGGACTG gTTGATGAAAGAGGCGTCTACAACAACTCAAATTTCAGCTTGGCTTTGAGTCCAGAAATGAGGCAGAGAGGCGATGCCGATGAGGTCGTCAATAGGCTTCTAAGAGAGCAAGGCCTTTTACCCTCTAACAATTAA
- a CDS encoding mitochondrial large subunit ribosomal protein, putative (Tap579b07.q1c.cand.82 - score = 8.00;~SMART pfam:Img2 (PF05046) at aa 31-94, E()=1.80e-05), with protein MYRGLFSIWRLKGLNLNQLRTVVQSSFAKNTRFKKNHNLPFKVTRTSSGNLAVYLKIRAHGTVLYTVVRHIYGDVQAMKEQLRILCESPVRERVGSLEVQGMHVKKIKKWLVSCGFAIIS; from the exons ATGTATAGAGgattattttcaatttgGAGGTTAAAAGGGcttaatttaaatcaattgaGAACTGTTGTACAGTCGAGCTTCGCAAAAAACACCAGATTCAAGAAAAACCACAACCTTCCATTCAAG GTGACCAGAACATCATCTGGTAACTTGGCTGTTTATTTAAAGATAAGGGCTCACGGAACAGTTTTATATACAGTAGTAAGACACATTTATGGCGATGTTCAG GCCATGAAGGAACAGTTAAGGATTCTTTGCGAGTCACCGGTTAGGGAGAGAGTTGGAAGTCTTGAAGTTCAAGGAATGCATGTAAAAAAGATTAAGAAATGGCTAGTTAGTTGCGGGTTCGCCATCATCTCATAA
- a CDS encoding vacuolar H+ ATPase, 116 kDa subunit, putative (Tap579b07.q1c.C.cand.71 - score = 65.21;~SMART pfam:V_ATPase_sub_a (PF01496) at aa 25-924, E()=2.30e-103;~6 probable transmembrane helices predicted for TA10280 by TMHMM2.0 at aa 471-493, 513-535, 599-621, 628-650, 696-718 and 864-886) gives MGIFRSETMVHGTLVIPHERARSCIDLLSRHTNIQYIDMNERRMDRPYKKYVQRIDHMERMIRVLYEEIAKLPNSKIVRHNIDNFLEHDNMYRLDQVEESLVKLYDQFQMFKENDSLLRLERDEALSEYYVLLVASKQLSLITPDRSFSDIPNTISLPVTNLDESSDSREHLLNDNTQSDTEMINLSPYDLSSRTSSSISFTNIAGLISSQEKEAFSRAIFRAMRGNVFTLLHDTTDLRAMVLSKGLVDQEELDADNDKTVFVIYCQSSNNNATYNKIKKLCTGFQAKLFNWCKTQSELAPRLKTLEDVIKDKKRALEAYKEYFRSEIACLLEVIRPGGNSVIEEWFLFCKKEKYLYYILNHFEGSDITLRADCWFPADEEEKIREHLLAEKASGSVSALLLVDIQAPFVSVHPLHPGSHENLSHIPPTYNKTNKISKSFQNVVDTYGISRYKEVNPAPFTVMTFPFLFGLMFGDIAHGFCVILFALFLILYYRKLKRKFSGDIANMILEGRYMILLMGIMATYAGFIYNDFLSLPNSFFGTGWVSNGTPPEGGSESDGTYVETLVKSAKNFPVVFGLDSAWIGAVNEQSVLHSFKMKFSVIFGFFQMTLGIVLKGFNAIYFSSVLDFFFEFVPQLAMMCSFVGYMNFLIFHKWLTPVDSGYAKPSIITTLIDMCMMKTLEPHEIMYEGQQTVQRVLMIILILSVPMMLIPKPLILYFTIKKQGRTRTNNNSTRDYEMVYCGPEEEDLEAIARENVPNYPHRRSSLDLGVDKFKKVDAKNKDNQFSVTIQKDENEAVPSEPHHAPKLSELFIHQFIETIEFTLGTISNTASYLRLWALSLSHQQLSLVLFKQLILNCLDSSTSLFVMIFGLFIRSIFFSVFTFFIMLCMDSLECYLHALRLQWVEFQNKFFKADGRFFRPFNIKLLLDDPTIMEPK, from the coding sequence ATGGGAATTTTCAGATCCGAGACTATGGTACACGGTACCCTAGTCATTCCTCACGAAAGAGCAAGAAGCTGCATCGACCTCCTGAGTAGACATACAAACATACAATATATCGATATGAACGAAAGAAGAATGGACCGACCATATAAGAAGTATGTACAACGTATAGATCACATGGAGAGAATGATAAGAGTTTTGTACGAAGAAATAGCGAAACTACCCAACTCAAAGATAGTTAGGCACAACATAGACAACTTCCTGGAACATGATAACATGTACAGACTAGATCAAGTGGAAGAATCACTGGTCAAACTGTACGACCAGTTCCAAATGTTCAAGGAAAACGATTCACTCCTTAGGTTGGAAAGAGACGAGGCACTTAGTGAATACTACGTCTTGTTAGTGGCATCTAAACAGCTTAGCTTGATAACACCGGATAGATCTTTCTCAGATATTCCAAACACAATTTCACTGCCAGTAACAAACCTAGATGAGTCGTCTGATTCTAGAGAACACTTGTTAAACGACAACACTCAGTCTGATACTGAAATGATTAACCTTTCACCCTATGACTTGAGCTCAAGGACCTCATCGTCAATTTCATTCACTAACATTGCAGGTTTGATCAGTTCTCAGGAAAAGGAGGCTTTCTCCAGAGCAATATTCAGAGCAATGAGGGGAAATGTTTTCACGCTTTTACATGACACTACCGATTTGAGAGCAATGGTCTTGAGTAAAGGTTTAGTGGATCAGGAAGAGCTGGACGCAGATAACGACAAGACGGTTTTCGTAATTTACTGCCAATCCTCAAACAACAATGCAACGTACAACAAAATCAAGAAGTTGTGTACAGGTTTTCAGGCGAAGTTGTTCAACTGGTGTAAGACCCAATCTGAACTTGCTCCAAGGTTAAAAACACTAGAGGATGTCATTAAGGACAAGAAGAGAGCATTAGAGGCATATAAAGAGTATTTTAGAAGTGAAATAGCTTGCTTGTTGGAAGTTATAAGACCAGGAGGAAACAGCGTGATAGAAGAGTGGTTTCTGTTTTGTAAAAAGGAAAAATATCTGTACTATATTCTCAACCACTTCGAAGGCAGTGATATCACACTGCGAGCAGATTGCTGGTTTCCAGCAGATGAGGAGGAAAAGATAAGAGAACACCTTTTGGCTGAGAAAGCATCAGGTTCTGTTAGTGCGCTTTTGCTAGTTGATATTCAGGCTCCGTTCGTATCAGTACATCCATTACATCCAGGATCCCATGAGAATCTGTCACATATCCCGCCCACGTATAACAAAACTAACAAGATCTCAAAGTCATTTCAGAATGTGGTGGACACTTATGGGATATCGAGGTACAAAGAAGTTAACCCAGCGCCGTTCACTGTGATGACGTTTCCGTTCCTGTTCGGGTTGATGTTTGGAGACATCGCCCACGGCTTCTGCGTTATCTTGTTCGCCCTCTTCCTGATACTCTACTATCGCAAGCTTAAGAGGAAGTTCTCAGGAGATATTGCAAACATGATTTTGGAGGGGAGGTACATGATTTTGCTCATGGGAATAATGGCCACGTACGCGGGTTTTATATACAACGACTTCCTCTCACTCCCAAACTCTTTCTTCGGAACAGGGTGGGTTTCAAACGGAACCCCTCCAGAAGGAGGCTCAGAGAGTGACGGGACGTACGTAGAAACTCTGGTGAAGTCAGCCAAAAATTTCCCAGTTGTGTTCGGACTCGACTCAGCCTGGATAGGTGCAGTGAACGAGCAGTCTGTTCTCCACTCGTTCAAAATGAAATTCTCAGTGATATTTGGCTTCTTCCAGATGACGTTGGGGATTGTGCTCAAGGGCTTCAATGCTATTTATTTCTCTAGTGTACTGGACTTCTTCTTCGAGTTTGTGCCCCAGCTCGCAATGATGTGCTCCTTCGTGGGATACATGAACTTCCTGATCTTCCACAAGTGGCTGACGCCAGTTGATAGCGGGTACGCAAAGCCAAGCATCATCACAACGCTGATTGACATGTGTATGATGAAGACCCTGGAGCCCCATGAGATCATGTACGAAGGCCAACAGACAGTCCAGAGGGTTTTAATGATAATTCTGATACTCTCCGTACCAATGATGCTTATTCCAAAGCCACTGATCCTCTACTTCACAATCAAGAAACAAGGAAGAACCCGcacaaataataattcaacACGAGATTACGAGATGGTTTACTGTGGACCCGAGGAGGAGGACCTTGAGGCTATCGCAAGGGAGAATGTACCTAACTACCCCCATAGAAGAAGCAGCCTTGACCTCGGAGTGGACAAGTTCAAGAAGGTCGATGCCAAAAACAAGGATAACCAGTTTTCAGTAACGATACAGAAGGATGAGAACGAGGCTGTCCCCTCTGAACCCCACCACGCTCCTAAGCTTTCTGAGCTTTTCATACACCAGTTTATAGAAACAATAGAGTTCACGCTGGGCACTATCAGTAATACAGCATCATATCTGAGGCTTTGGGCACTATCACTCTCTCACCAGCAGTTATCCTTGGTGCTTTTTAAACAGCTCATTTTAAACTGCCTCGACAGCTCCACCAGCCTATTTGTTATGATTTTCGGACTCTTCATCAGGTCCATCTTCTTCTCAGTCTTCACATTTTTCATCATGCTTTGTATGGACTCACTCGAGTGTTACCTACACGCACTACGTCTGCAGTGGGTTGAGTTCCAGAACAAGTTCTTCAAGGCTGACGGAAGGTTCTTCAGACCCTTCAACATTAAACTACTACTGGATGATCCGACAATTATGGAACCCAAATAA
- a CDS encoding nucleoporin, putative (Tap579b07.q1c.C.cand.72 - score = 63.22;~SMART pfam:Nucleoporin2 (PF04096) at aa 864-1026, E()=7.70e-10), which produces MFGNTNTSGSFWNTNNQQNTNLSNSFSSLTNSEQKPNYSFGSFGLNNSNATQSANLQNNSFMNSGSNSLFGSNQPSLFGQSTTMGGSTLFGNTGQSNSFFGSNMNNTTQPLGSSNSSVFGTSLFGSDNKQTGSFYQSNTGQNQAGFNQITGNETADPKNFDGSTIVNVAYETNNSPDEYRWEYYRKNDPSLGGLGSGFSNTTGTGLFGSNTGLGSTTSTGLFGSNTGLGSTTGTGLFGSTNTGLGSTTGTGLFGSTTQTSTGTGLFGSNTGLNTNTGTGLFGSTTGLGTNTGLGSTTGTGLFGSTTGTTGTGTGLFGSTNTGLGSTTSTGLFGSTTQTGTGTGLFGSTNTGLGSTTGTGLFGSTTTGLGSTTGTTGTGLFGSTTGTGLGSTTQTGTTGTGLFGSTTTGTTGSGLFGSTNTFGSTTQGLGSTTGTTGTGLFGSTTTGLGSTTGTTGTGLFGSTTGTTATTGTGTGLFGSSNTGLNTNTGTGLFGSTTTGLGSTTGLNTTSSNTGTGLFGSTNTGLGTTSGTGLFGTTTTGLGSTTGTTGTGLFGSTTGLGTNTGTTGTGLFGSTTGLGSTSAGLGSFGNQYGASNLFGATGTATQFNNQMQQNNPKLGCLYLWDLNSPSPGLSSFWSNNMSLPPEAIEYLNKVNSVNKEPAQTQNNNVMNNFYSNDAKDRFGLRKVLSDLGISVPRYYMNTLNTHITTNTDSTDNINDKRVNEDKRLNGDKAVDSGTNSLHKHFEKIRSLQEDKCTEADLLKFYTKGGKLKILKDTNQLKHNLQPNHTTTNHTNSVTNNVTNDMKNVNNMDGLGLGMSGGYLGTNGKTRLDQIYLSKVDEKFVDTESDVKSSVSEKESAGSESVEDVTPSSRPPKLTKDGYSTRPTMQSLQKMTDTQLSSVMDFQVIKDGYGDILWPGYTDLRGLDLDKIVDIGYRKVSVYEDSDEVSPVGTGLNKTALITLYNCTPKDYDERSISKQITQIEKLKEYTESNGCKFISANFKNGIWMFETPYFVNTSGNLPENPKFMSFDHDRS; this is translated from the coding sequence ATGTTCGGAAATACTAACACTTCTGGATCATTTTGGAATACTAATAATCAGcaaaatacaaatttatccaACTCTTTTTCATCGCTAACTAATTCAGAACAAAAACCCAATTATTCCTTCGGATCTTTTGGCTTGAACAACTCGAACGCCACTCAAAGTgctaatttacaaaataatagtttCATGAATTCTGGGTCAAACAGTTTATTTGGGTCTAACCAGCCCTCTCTTTTTGGCCAGAGTACGACTATGGGTGGTTCAACTTTGTTTGGAAACACCGGTCAATCGAACTCCTTCTTTGGAAGTAACATGAATAATACTACACAGCCCCTAGGCTCTTCTAATTCTAGTGTTTTTGGAACCTCTTTATTTGGGTCTGATAATAAACAAACTGGGAGTTTTTATCAAAGCAATACAGGACAAAACCAAGCCGGCTTTAACCAAATTACTGGAAACGAAACCGCAGATCCAAAAAATTTCGACGGTTCCACCATTGTAAATGTAGCTTACGAAACAAATAATAGTCCTGACGAGTATAGATGGGAGTATTATAGGAAAAATGACCCTTCTTTGGGTGGTTTAGGTTCTGGATTTTCAAACACTACAGGAACTGGATTGTTTGGTAGTAATACTGGGCTAGGTTCTACAACTTCGACCGGCCTATTCGGTAGTAATACAGGTTTGGGTTCCACAACAGGAACTGGGCTTTTCGGTTCAACCAATACGGGTTTGGGATCAACAACTGGTACAGGATTATTTGGTAGTACCACTCAAACTAGTACTGGAACAGGTCTCTTTGGATCAAACACTGGATTAAATACTAATACCGGGACTGGTTTGTTTGGTTCTACAACTGGACTAGGAACTAATACAGGACTAGGATCAACAACTGGGACAGGTTTATTCGGCAGTACCACTGGAACCACTGGAACTGGGACCGGGCTTTTTGGATCTACAAACACAGGTTTAGGATCAACAACGTCCACCGGACTATTCGGTAGTACTACACAAACAGGTACTGGAACTGGACTTTTCGGTTCTACCAACACCGGTTTGGGATCAACAACCGGCACTGGTCTATTTGGTAGTACCACTACTGGATTAGGATCAACTACAGGAACCACTGGTACAGGTTTATTTGGTAGTACTACTGGAACTGGCCTAGGTTCTACAACACAAACCGGAACTACAGGAACTGGTTTATTCGGGTCTACTACAACTGGTACAACGGGTTCTGGACTATTTGGTTCCACTAATACTTTTGGCAGTACTACACAAGGGCTCGGCTCCACAACTGGTACCACGGGCACAGGCTTATTTGGTAGTACCACAACTGGACTAGGCTCAACAACTGGGACTACCGGAACTGGATTATTTGGTAGTACCACTGGAACCACTGCGACAACTGGAACAGGAACTGGTCTATTTGGTAGCTCAAACACGGGACTAAACACCAACACTGGTACAGGACTATTTGGTAGTACTACAACTGGTCTGGGATCAACTACTGGACTAAATACCACCTCCAGTAATACTGGAACTGGGCTTTTTGGATCAACCAATACAGGGTTAGGAACAACGTCTGGCACCGGATTATTCGGCACCACCACAACTGGATTAGGCTCAACTACAGGAACCACTGGAACAGGATTATTCGGTAGTACTACTGGACTGGGCACCAACACTGGTACTACTGGTACTGGTTTATTCGGGTCCACAACGGGATTGGGTTCCACAAGTGCAGGACTTGGATCATTTGGAAACCAGTATGGTGCTTCAAATCTATTCGGTGCCACTGGAACCGCAACTCAATTTAACAATCAAATGCAACAGAATAACCCTAAACTTGGGTGTCTGTACCTTTGGGACTTGAACTCACCCTCACCTGGTTTATCAAGCTTTTGGTCAAACAACATGAGTCTCCCACCAGAGGCTATTGAGTACCTGAACAAGGTTAATTCCGTTAACAAAGAACCCGCCCAAACACAAAATAACAACGTTATGAACAACTTTTATTCTAATGACGCCAAGGATAGATTTGGGCTGAGAAAAGTTCTCAGCGATCTTGGAATTTCAGTTCCCAGATACTACATGAATACACTAAATACACATATCACGACTAACACAGATAGCACagataatataaatgataaaagaGTAAATGAAGATAAAAGACTTAACGGGGATAAAGCTGTGGATTCTGGCACAAATTCGTTGCATAAACACTTTGAAAAGATTAGGTCACTTCAGGAAGATAAATGCACTGAAGCTGATCTACTCAAATTTTACACCAAAGGAGGAAAGCTCAAAATACTCAAGGATACTAATCAATTAAAACACAATTTACAACCCAATCATACCACTACCAATCATACCAATAGTGTAACTAACAACGTAACTAATGACAtgaaaaatgtaaataatatggATGGACTGGGATTAGGGATGTCAGGAGGATATTTGGGTACGAATGGTAAAACGAGACTAgatcaaatatatttatcaaagGTAGATGAGAAGTTTGTTGACACTGAAAGTGATGTAAAATCTTCAGTGAGTGAAAAGGAGTCAGCGGGATCGGAAAGTGTAGAGGATGTAACACCAAGTTCTAGACCTCCGAAGTTAACAAAGGATGGGTACAGCACGAGACCTACAATGCAAAGTTTGCAAAAAATGACCGACACTCAGTTGTCCTCGGTAATGGACTTCCAGGTTATCAAGGACGGTTACGGTGATATACTTTGGCCAGGATATACAGACTTGAGGGGACTTGACCTAGACAAGATTGTCGACATCGGATATCGCAAAGTGTCTGTGTATGAGGATTCTGATGAGGTATCACCGGTAGGCACAGGCTTAAACAAGACGGCGCTAATAACTCTGTACAACTGCACACCCAAGGACTATGACGAGAGGTCCATTTCTAAGCAAATAACTCAGATTGAGAAGCTGAAGGAATATACCGAGTCAAACGGctgtaaatttatatctGCGAACTTCAAAAACGGTATTTGGATGTTCGAAACTCCCTATTTTGTTAACACTTCAGGAAATCTACCTGAGAATCCAAAGTTCATGTCATTTGATCATGATCGCAGCTAA
- a CDS encoding GTP-binding protein/GTPase, putative (Tap579b07.q1c.cand.85 - score = 37.03;~SMART pfam:MMR_HSR1 (PF01926) at aa 81-401, E()=3.40e-05; pfam:GTP_EFTU (PF00009) at aa 196-388, E()=5.00e-02;~Signal peptide predicted for TA10275 by SignalP 2.0 HMM (Signal peptide probability 0.841, signal anchor probability 0.000) with cleavage site probability 0.813 between residues 16 and 17) — MIVSLVVILYFKSSLSFKVPQNFIVNPSELFPDSKNLYHKMSSLNSKSKSTYTGVGAKVAKRFKEQFRLGNYSEVRSVRKALKKFKRIEERKVIKSRTNTLMAQQRITSDVESDTKKKLDKKSSNPFPTQLNKSKDKNSKSAKLGPKPVRLGLSLDLASEAYGGASLMKDFDPHHRKISTLNFIGSYLHTTMLPSLGLPEICLVGRSNVGKSSFINSLMTYVKNKSRKCDMAFVSKTPGYTKSINIFEAVDSRDRGVLSLVDLPGYGYTEIKNAETRKNMQSIMKAYLKRRHELKLVLFLVDGSCDPQDDDYEVLKYFREVGMPHLFILTKMDKVNVPQTPAQIMNFRQFFDLKSPLPIPFSKLGGGDLGSIWKAILDACTDSLDISKLNITDKFENVEPDYSRFVDSQAKISLKDLKKLVFKNYDMLPDSVKTLDIDSMDRDGLLDVLKLAADRSFELHKRPIDLVQLKHNLTKSK; from the exons ATGATAGTTTCCCTAGTAGTAATACTGTATTTTAAAAGCTCCCTTTCTTTCAAGGTTCCccaaaattttattgtCAATCCTTCTGAACTTTTCCCAGACTCAAAAAATTTGTACCATAAAATGTCATCTTTAAACTCAAAGTCAAAGAGCACTTACACTGGTGTTGGAGCTAAGGTGGCAAAAAGGTTCAAGGAGCAGTTTCGCCTAGGAAATTATAGTGAAGTTAGATCAGTAAGAAAGGCGCTAAAGAAATTCAAGAGAATTGAGGAGAGAAAAGTAATTAAGAGCAGAACAAACACCTTGATGGCTCAGCAAAGAATAACCTCAGATGTTGAATCGGACACCAAAAA aaaattgGACAAAAAAAGTTCAAATCCTTTCCCGACCCAGTTGAATAAATCAAAGGATAAAAACTCCAAATCTGCTAAATTAGGACCAAAACCTGTTAGACTGGGTTTGAGTCTTGATTTGGCTTCTGAGGCATATGGAGGAGCTTCTTTGATGAAGGACTTTGACCCTCATCACAGAAAAATTTCAACCCTAAACTTTATAGGAAGTTACCTCCACACGACAATGCTTCCCTCTCTAGGGCTACCTGAGATTTGTCTGGTGGGTAGGAGCAATGTTGGAAAGTCCTCATTCATTAACTCCCTGATGACATATGTCAAGAACAAGTCAAGGAAGTGTGACATGGCCTTTGTTTCTAAAACTCCCGGGTACACCAAGTCCATAAACATCTTCGAGGCTGTTGACTCGAGGGATCGTGGTGTTTTATCACTGGTGGACCTCCCTGGGTACGGGTACACTGAGATTAAAAACGCCGAGACGAGGAAGAACATGCAGAGCATTATGAAGGCTTACTTGAAGCGCAGACATGAGCTAAAGCTTGTTTTGTTCCTCGTGGACGGGAGTTGTGACCCTCAGGATGACGACTACGAGGTCCTAAAGTACTTCAGGGAAGTGGGTATGCCTCACCTCTTCATCCTCACCAAAATGGACAAGGTCAACGTACCTCAGACTCCCGCACAGATAATGAACTTCAGACAGTTCTTTGACCTAAAAAGTCCTTTACCTATCCCATTTTCAAAGCTTGGTGGTGGTGATCTTGGTAGTATTTGGAAGGCCATTTTAGATGCTTGTACCGATTCACTTGATATTTCAAAGCTTAACATTACAG ACAAATTTGAGAACGTGGAGCCAGACTACTCGCGTTTCGTCGACTCTCAGGCCAAGATTTCACTGAAGGACCTCAAAAAGCTGGTTTTCAAGAACTACGACATGCTCCCTGACAGTGTCAAGACTCTTGATATTGATTCTATGGACCGAGACGGCCTTCTCGACGTTTTAAAACTTGCGGCCGACCGGTCCTTCGAACTTCACAAAAGGCCCATAGACCTTGTGCAACTGAAACATAATCTAACCAAATCCAAATAA